One window from the genome of Brachionichthys hirsutus isolate HB-005 chromosome 19, CSIRO-AGI_Bhir_v1, whole genome shotgun sequence encodes:
- the LOC137908271 gene encoding high mobility group nucleosome-binding domain-containing protein 5-like, with protein sequence MMARISGVFLPGWGDSWVLAASPLGEDEEHHKNWSSCWGYWQQIRWCVGSMESHHRHYILLARRQETANRRLPSANEDEVADSAEWTEAWRTPKRLVQPQEERDGMEREEEEVDENWKYKENKKKEHGEEEEEDDERVDEAEEEENNDETDKETFLEVDEGKTREVKNKHVDGEESEEEDADETSSEDNEVQKGENLVEEKDETEDEYVAEKSLTEREKEDKNFKQTSEEDEEEGRDKEADKDENNNEGINEDEEVEDKHVKQEEEENKDKLAMKAKDKEHFDEEDKEDKDDDDEEAKEEREEDKHNEEAEPMEKEEEDKELNENVKMSEVDIEEKEDEDREEEEEEREEDKEIEFDNDVKREEDGYQDKTFKSGDKVNTEVEKRAADEEEGTIRDEEEKTGEEEDDFNNKEEDSNEADEEVEHKVNEKDVEDDMDEAGEGDEEEEDEVDEQEESDKEHDEADMTVQMDEEEKHEKEDMTVQMDEEEKHEKEEKELADQGEQIQPPVPLRLQFHKLHASFSSWKQSWMVAVAHRATEESEEETEEGEEVEEWRVWKESWRICRRNKPDENKVACFSAEHRTQRLIELMHGKQGMTKTEWALCWRTAKTTTKETGTEEEEEREE encoded by the exons ATGATGGCAAGGATAAGCGGCGTATTCTTGCCAGGGTGGGGGGACTCCTGGGTCCTCGCGGCATCTCCTCTTGGGGAGGACGAAGAGCATCACAAGAACTGGAGCTCTTGCTGGGGATACTGGCAGCAGATCAG GTGGTGTGTGGGCTCCATGGAGTCCCACCATCGACACTACATTCTGCTGGCAAGGAGACAGGAAACGGCAAACCGCCGCCTCCCATCAGCGAACGAAGACGAGGTCGCAGACAGCGCAGAGTGGACGGAGGCATGGAGGACTCCTAAACGACTGGTCCAACCACAGGAGGAACGGGAtgggatggagagggaggaggaggaggttgatGAAAATTGGAAGTACAAAGAAAATAAGAAGAAGGAAcatggagaagaggaggaagaagatgatgaaagaGTTgatgaagcagaagaagaggagaataatgatgagacagacaaagaaacaTTCTTGGAGGTGGATGAAGGAAAGACGAGAGaggtgaaaaacaaacatgtggatggagaggaaagtgaggaagaagatgcaGATGAGACGAGCAGTGAAGACAATGAAGTACAAAAGGGGGAGAATTTAGTTGAGGAGAAAGATGAAACAGAAGATGAATATGTTGCGGAGAAAAGCCtaacagagagggagaaggaggacaaAAACTTTAAGCAGACTagtgaagaggatgaggaagagggaagGGACAAAGAGGCAGATAAGGATGAGAATAACAATGAGGGAAtcaatgaggatgaggaggtggaggacaaacatgtcaaacaggaggaggaggaaaataaagacaaacttgccatgaaagcaaaagataaagaacattttgacgaagaagacaaagaggataaagatgatgatgatgaggaagcaaaggaagagagagaggaggacaaaCATAATGAGGAGGCGGAACCaatggagaaggaagaggaagacaaagaattaaatgaaaatgtaaaaatgagtGAGGTGGACAtagaggagaaggaagatgaagacagagaagaagaggaggaggaacgggaggaggacaaagagatAGAGTTTGATAATGATGTGAAACGAGAAGAAGATGGATATCAGGACAAAACATTTAAGAGTGGGGACAAAGTAAATACAGAGGTGGAAAAGAGAGCAGCCGACGAAGAGGAAGGCACAATACGGGATGAGGAAGAAAagacaggagaagaggaggatgacttCAACAACAAAGAGGAGGATAGCAATGAAGCAGATGAAGAGGTGGAGCACAAAGTAAACGAGAAAGATGTGGAAGATGACATGGATGAGGCAGGGgaaggagatgaggaggaggaagatgaagtaGATGAACAGGAGGAGTCTGACAAAGAACACGACGAAGCAGACATGACAGTTCAAATGGACGAGGAAGAGAAACACGAGAAAGAAGACATGACAGTTCAAATGGACGAGGAAGAGAAACacgagaaagaagagaaagaactTGCAGACCAAGGGGAGCAAATCCAGCCTCCCGTCCCTCTCCGACTACAGTTCCACAAACTCCACGcgtccttctcctcctggaaACAGTCATGGATGGTGGCAGTAGCTCACAGAGCAACAgaggagagtgaggaagagacggaggagggggaggaagtggaggagtgGCGAGTGTGGAAAGAGTCGTGGAGGATTTGTCGCAGGAACAAACCAGACGAAAATAAGGTGGCGTGTTTCTCCGCCGAGCATCGGACTCAGAGACTCATAGAACTGATGCACGGAAAACAAGGTATGACAAAGACTGAATgggccctctgctggaggacggcCAAAACTACGACGAAAGAAACgggcacagaagaagaagaggaaagagaagaataG
- the tdgf1 gene encoding teratocarcinoma-derived growth factor 1 yields the protein MSWTQLLRALCAVIGLLSAAAVSAPGCGGEECSSQAPSSSSTSGPPVKSQQPLQDFLEQFAQVDPSNSGDRKNRDAGAVLPFIGLTGSAEQSRSCCQNGGTCILGSFCACPQFFKGRSCEYDQRIRSCGSVPHGEWVQKGCSYCRCGYGVLHCFPDIFHKDCGDSEEVTWHRSAAVRTAPTGCFLFLTLFLLLLLL from the exons ATGAGTTGGACGCAGCTGCTCAG GGCTCTCTGCGCAGTGATCGGGCTCCTCTCCGCGGCCGCTGTCTCGGCTCCAG GCTGCGGGGGGGAGGAGTGCAGCAGCCaagccccctcctcttcatcaacatCTGGCCCGCCGGTGAAATCCCAGCAGCCCCTGCAGGACTTCTTGGAGCAGTTTGCTCAGGTGGACCCGTCCAACAGCGGGGACCGTAAGAACCGGGACGCCGGCGCTGTCCTGCCCTTCATCGGACTCACAGGCA GTGCTGAACAGAGTCGCAGCTGCTGCCAGAACGGGGGCACCTGCATCCTGGGCAGCTTCTGCGCCTGCCCTCAGTTCTTCAAGGGGAGGAGCTGCGAATACGACCAGCGCATCAG GAGCTGTGGTTCGGTGCCGCACGGCGAATGGGTCCAGAAAGGATGCTCCTACTGTCGCTGTGGTTACGGCGTCCTGCACTGCTTCCCTGACATCTTTCATAAAGACTGTG GCGACTCGGAGGAGGTGACTTGGCACCGCTCAGCAGCCGTCAGGACCGCGCCGACCGGCTGCTTTCTGTTCCTGACGCTCTTCCttttgcttctcctcctctga